One Nisaea sediminum genomic window carries:
- a CDS encoding 2OG-Fe(II) oxygenase family protein: MPIPQFKEDGLVKFDDPFFVRQFSDVFPGDFYTRLSDEFPVPNEHWGEQGGLDRKIAASSSDEGFFAVAKKSKAWSEFVKGTLNREFARCVGRLVYPGLKRYRDASKIPPRLPRDFSERLSEESRFLDLIDERMTLGLQFARLANGQFNSPHTDTVSKIATILFYFPQEGWRKEYGGGTYFFRFRDGRKPDWFDPNMNRVPREVLDRFWQDTEPFFVSSYAPNTACMFCKSVDSFHAIGRIRAPEGLSRRAVVMTLRYREEGEDNSWDAVEARAKALLA; the protein is encoded by the coding sequence ATGCCCATTCCTCAGTTTAAAGAGGACGGACTCGTCAAGTTCGACGACCCTTTCTTCGTTCGTCAGTTCAGCGATGTCTTCCCGGGCGATTTCTATACCCGGCTCAGCGACGAATTCCCTGTCCCCAACGAACATTGGGGAGAGCAAGGCGGGCTCGATCGCAAGATTGCGGCGAGCTCGTCGGATGAAGGTTTTTTCGCCGTCGCCAAGAAGTCCAAGGCCTGGTCGGAGTTTGTAAAAGGCACGCTGAATCGAGAATTCGCGCGTTGCGTGGGCCGGCTCGTGTATCCCGGACTGAAGCGGTACAGGGATGCTTCGAAAATCCCGCCGCGATTGCCGCGTGATTTCTCCGAGCGGCTTTCCGAAGAAAGTAGGTTCCTGGACCTCATCGACGAAAGAATGACGTTGGGACTGCAGTTCGCACGTCTCGCCAATGGTCAGTTCAATTCACCCCACACAGATACGGTGAGTAAGATTGCCACCATACTCTTCTATTTTCCTCAGGAGGGTTGGCGGAAGGAATATGGGGGCGGCACGTATTTCTTTCGGTTTCGCGATGGACGGAAACCCGACTGGTTCGACCCGAACATGAACCGAGTGCCCCGGGAGGTGCTTGACCGGTTCTGGCAGGATACCGAACCGTTCTTCGTCTCGAGCTACGCACCGAATACAGCATGCATGTTCTGTAAATCGGTGGACTCGTTCCATGCCATCGGGCGTATTCGCGCACCGGAAGGCCTCTCGCGCCGAGCCGTCGTGATGACGCTTCGTTACCGCGAGGAAGGCGAGGACAATAGCTGGGATGCCGTCGAAGCAAGAGCCAAGGCATTACTGGCCTAG